In Impatiens glandulifera unplaced genomic scaffold, dImpGla2.1, whole genome shotgun sequence, one DNA window encodes the following:
- the LOC124917838 gene encoding uncharacterized protein LOC124917838, whose protein sequence is MTNPPRRFNDSVHLKLDDLCDTLIQLRKKLQDLTTEVEIYATIKPLNPKSLREERERLSRAFMDGWKAVERNHPTPYTTLQRRKTSKVEASKNEGGHHGQDPRGSSETARRRIPRSGRLPRMDRQCSPSREESGKIRVCVDYRDLNKESPKDSFPLPHIDVLVDHATDHQLLSFMDGFSGYNQVLMAPEDKGKTMFITEVRTFFIESCLLG, encoded by the exons ATGACTAACCCACCAAGAAGATTCAATGACTCAGTTCATCTAAAGCTAGACGATCTTTGTGATACACTAATACAATTGAGGAAAAAGCTTCAAGACCTCACAACAGAAGTCGAAATTTATGCGACAATCAAACCCCTTAATCCGAAAAGTTtgcgagaagaaagagaaaggttAAGCAGGGCATTCATGGACGGTTGGAAAGCTGTAGAAAG AAATCATCCAACACCGTATACCACTTTACAAAGACGCAAAACCAGTAAAGTAGAAGCTTCGAAGAATGAAGGCGGACATCATGGACAAGATCCAagaggaagttcagaaacagctcGACGCAGGATTCCtcgaagtggtagattacccagAATGGATCGTCAATGTAGTCCTAGTCGCGAagaaagtggaaagatccgagtGTGTGTAGACTATCGGGATCTCAACAAAGAAAGCCCTAAAGATAGCTTcccactaccacacatcgacgtgcTAGTGGATCATGCAACAGACCAtcaactcctatcattcatggacggattctcAGGCTACAACCAAGTACTGATGGCTCCAGAAGACAAGGGGAAGACAATGTTCATCACAGAAGTCAGAACATTTTTTATCGAGTCATGCCTGTTGGGATGA